The Methanosarcina barkeri MS DNA window CTGATGCTACTCCTGAGAGAATTTCTCTGCCTGAAGCGGTGTCGGTAATTGATTGGGCTGAAGCTTCTAGCAGGCACATCTCAGTGCATGGTCCTGCACATGGGTAGTACTGGTTACCTGACAGTATGTCCGTAAATTCGGAAATTGTTGCACATGCCCAACCTGCAATCATCAGTGTCTCTCTGGTGTTGGTTGAACCCCAGCGGATGTGGACAGGGCCGTCAAGGTGCCAACTTGCACTGCTCATGAGAACAGCGTTAATGTGGGTTGCAACATCTACAATTGTTGTTTCTTCAATTCCGCCTGCATACCCTCCAAAGATCGGCATCTGTTCGTCCATAATGATGTCGCTGTTCCCTTTGTAGTGAGCAATAACTGAAATTGCATCAAGATCAATCTTGAGTTCGTTTAGTTGCGAGACCTCGTGGCTGTCCGTGCAGGTCATTCCGCCGGTACAATCAGCGGAAATGTTTCCCTGAGCGGACAGGGAGGTCTCTGGGCCCTAGACACCCATGCCAGGCCTACCCGCCATGGCGCAAGCATTCTTAATTAACCTTGTTTCGGTCTTTGCAGCAAGGACCTCATAAGGACTTTTTGGAATAGGTGATTTCCCACGTACAGAGGTCATTACACCGTTAACAATCGTGTCTACTTCCTTTTCCAGGGCATAGCTCATGTGAACAGGCATAAACACGTCTTCGGAAATTGGAGAACCGGTAGGCCCGCCCTGTACGATTGGTTTTGCCTTGTCACCAACACTTCTCTTTCTTACATTAACGGCATCCCTGCCTGTACCGAGTACAAACTCCTTCTGCACGTTGTTAATTGCATCCCAGATTTCGTCTTCAGTGTACTTTACGATTCTGTGGGTATCGGTACAGTAAATTCCGCACTCAAGTAACATCTCAAAGCCGGCTTTGAAGAGTTTTTCCATCATGTCCTTGTCTGTCGGGATAAACTCTCCCTTGAAGTCAAGCCCGTACTTCTGCTTGAGTTCCATTGCCTTCATTGGGATCTTCATAAGGTCCCAGTCGTCCTGGGTGCACTTTTCTCCTACTTTAGCTCTGTCGTAGAAATCATAGCAGTCAAATGATTTTCTAAATGTCATATCTTTTTGCCTCCCAGGATTATTTCATAACTTCAAGTGCTACTTTTGCGGCTTCTGCAGCGTTTTCTGCAGTTGCGTCAGCTCCGATTTCTTCGATCCATTTATCAGATACAGGAGCTCCTCCAAACATGCACTTTACGCTGTCCCTGAGTTTTTCTTCATTGAGCCTGTCCATAAGGTCTTTCTGGCCGAGCATGGAGGTGGTCATAAGAGCAGATCCTACTAAGAGAACTTTTTCTCCCTTGTGCTTTGCAGCCTCTTCTACAACGTTTTCATTAAGCACATCAACTCCCAGGTCAACGATCTGGAACCCATTTGCTCCGAGCATAGTGGTAACAAGCCTGTGGCCAATGTCGTGAATATCTCCTTCTGCAACAAAGGTGATGGCAAGTCCAGCTTCTTCTCCTTCCTTCTTGTTCTTTTCAAGTTCAGGGGTGAGAACTTCCATTGCATTGCTCATCGCTTTTCCAGACATCATGATCTGAGGCAGGAAAATTTCGGCGGCTTCAAACTTATCACCGACAATTTTCATTCCAACGGAAAGGCCCTTTGTAATAATATCAAGTGCTGGAACTCCCGCAGCCAGTGCCTCCTTGCATAGCTCTGGAGTACCTGCAACGTTTTGATTTACAATTGCGTCGCGTAACTTATCAAAAATCTCTTGATTTGCCATTTTTGTAAACCTCCACTGAGATTCGCAGTTCTGTGCAGTATCGTTGGGCAGTAAAATGTCTCCTGAGTCATTTCTCGCAAAGGCTTTATGCTTGAACACAGACCCTAGCTCCGCTAGCTAAAAAAGAGCATTTGCATGGGGTTCTCGTTTTAGGTTCAGGTCCCTGCTGCCTTATATTTTTCAGCCATTAGGCACAAGGAAGTTCCTTTACGAATTTTCTGATTGTTTAGATTCAAAATTATTCACTATCATTTGCCATTTTGCTCGAACAGGTTCGGGTCCTTTGTGAATAATTTCTTCTCTTATGACATTGTTACCGGGGAATTTACTTGCCGGAAACTGCAAATTTGTTTCCCAGTCGAATTAGCTTTATATCCCGAATTTCCCAACAGTATGCCTGTTGGAACTGCCTGGAATTGTCCTGAATATTCAAGACTCAATCCCTAAATAAAGATTAAAATTATACTATATAAACGAATACTATATTCCCATTATTTTTTTCTCTTAAAATCCAATATATGGGCATGAAAGAAAAATATAAATACTGGAATTTCATGCCAGCGCAACCTCTTTTATATATGCAATCTCCAGCTTCCAAGTCCTGTACTATAATTCTTTTTTATATACAATTTTTAATAATATTAAACATAAAAACAAAAAGTATAAATACTAGAATCTAAACTCGCAGTAATCTTTTTCGATATTTACAATCTCCTGCCTCAAGACCTTCTATAGTAAATTTTTTAAAAAGATGTCTTTGTATAATAATTTGACACGCGCGTGCCGAATAATGATTTCTCCTGAAAAATGCGAGATTGAAAAATGCGGGATTAGATGAAAGAAAACAAGCCTGATGAAGTAATTTTTTTGGATTATTCTTAAAAATAAGGCCGGCTTAAGGCCGGCTTGTCCATTTTTAAATTCCATTAACGCGGCACACTATCAGTGTCCGATATATTCAGTATCTGAATCTATTCAGCAATGTTTTTAGTATGTGTGGCTTTTTGCGCACTCAATCATTTTCTGGAGATTGACTGTTGGGGTCATACTGACAGTCCCGCAGCCCACGGTGAGTAACCCAACGCCTGCGTCAAGTGCCTTCTTTGAGGCTTCTGCGATCTCCTCAGGAGTTCCGTTCCAGAGCACGGCTACAGGGTCAAGGTTTCCAACAATGATTGCGTTTTTCACACTGCCGGTCGCGGTCTTAATGTCTACCTTCTGGTCTACGCTGATCCCATTTACGCCGGTCTTGTCCATAATTCCAAGGCCGTTAGTTGTGTTTCCGCAAATGTGAAGCACTGTAGCCACATCGAGTTCCTTCATTGCGTCAACTATCTTCTTCTGATAGGGCAGGGCATACTTCTCGTAGAACTCTCCTCCAATAAGCTCATAGCTTGCTGTCGGGTCAATGATGGCTATGGTGTCTGCACCATTTTCAACCATTGCTTTTGCATATGCTACATTGAAGTCCGAGCAGAAGTCCAGAAGCGCGGGGACAACCTCTTCTCCTGTAAAAAGGTTTCCAAACCAGGCATCTCCGTTAATATGCTGGGCAAGAGAGAAAGGACCTATCATGGATCCTATAATCGGGAGCTCTTTCCCGTATTTTTCGGAGAGAATCTTGACGGCTTCAAGGACTACTGCAATTCTGCCTTCTTTCAGGTTGTAATTCTTTAATTTCTCCAGATCTTCCAGGTTTTTAACACTGGGTTTGATCACGGATGGCTGCTGCTTCAGGTCGCCAGCCTTTATTCCGCAGCCAAAAAATTCGGCTTCAGCTGTAATGTCAAAGGGAACTCTCACAGCTTCAAAACCTACTACAGTGTGTGCCGCTTCCGCGAGAGTCGCCATTTTCTCTGCGTCGGAATGGGCTTCTGGCCAGTAGGCTCCGCAAGCTTCCATCTGTTCGACAGTTGCAGTCTGAGTGAAACAGACAGCCGGCATCCTGTCCACCTGCTGTTTCCTTAATGCACGGTACAATCTTTCTTTTGGGGTATATTCTGCCATTTATAATCCCTCTCTTATTTTTATAGGTGTGTAGGATTATGAAAAATACATACTATTTAATAAATATGTATTTATATCCTTTAATTAAAAATTATGTTATAAAAACTTATCAATTGAACAGCCGGAATAAGCTGAAAAATCCTTCAAAACAAGTAAATTTGTTTTATTTATAATCGGTGGACGAAATGCTTAAAATAGCTGGGAAATTTGAGGCTTTGACTGACATTTTAAATTAAAGGGTTCCTAATAATTATATCAAATGATATATAACTTTCAAAATCTTATGAGCTACCGTGAAAGAAAAAATACTAACCTTTGATTTTTTGAGAGCAATTGCCATATTAGCCATACTCTTAACACACAGTACTGCCTACCTAGGATATAAATACATCAAGTATACGATTTTAATATTTACTCCTTTTTTTGCCAAAATTGGATTGTCACTTTTTGTATTCATAAGCGGATATCTTATACATTATAATAACAGCAAAATTTCATCCATCAAAGATGTATTACTTTTTTATAAAAAACGTTTTTTACGGATTTTTCCACTTTACTGGGTTGCTCTTGCGGTTTTTACTTTCGTTTTTTATGATTATTCCGGTATTCTTTCTTCACAATTCATTATATCAAATGCGAATACATTATTTAGCTTCCGTAATCTCTTAATACACATACTAGGTATGCAAATGCTACTTGCTCCTACATATTCAACACCACTATTCACTCTTCATTTTGTAGGTACAATCATAATTTTCTATTTAATTTATCCTTTTCTTATGCTCTATTCAAAAAATACAAGTCGTTTTCTATTAATTTCTTTCTTAGTTTTCATGGTTCTTGCCTTAATATCTGGTATCTTCAAAATAATTCATGAGAATTTTTTTAGTTATTATCCAATATTCATAGCTGGAATCGTTTTGTCAAGAGTCAATGTTTCAGATAGATGGGTGTACAATCCATATTTTGCGATTATTCCCACCTTGTTTTTATTATCTGTTCTCTTGCAAGATAGGTTGTTTTTATTGTTAGACCCGAGGTTCTCTATAATTACAACCAGTTCTGAGGCAATCAGTAGTTCTTTAGCAATCACAGTGATCAAAGGATTTGCTGCATCAATAGGTTTGAGTTATGAGGTGGTGAGGTTTGCGGTCATGTCAATATCATCCAATGTAAGTATGATATTGTTTTGTGTTGCGCAATTGTGGATTGCAAATATTTGTATCAATGATAAATTCTCCCCTATGATAAGCTCAATTATTACATACGTTTCAACTGCTTCATACACTGTGTATCTTTTTCATAGACCTGTTCTAGCTCTATGGGTTTCACTGGCTGATCGAATTCATATGCTTCCATTTTTACAAGACTGTATTACCATAATTTTAATAGTTCCAGCACTTTTTATAGTCTCATACTATATTCAAACTAAAGAATCTTTTCTTAGGAAACGATTTTTTGATTGATTTTGATGAAAATAGAATTCTTGCTAATTCAGTTTTCTAATCAAGAAATGCAAAAATCACTAAATTTTGGAATAGAATCCATTTTGGCTTTGCATATAGCCTGTTGTAAAATTATAACATTTTTCAGACTGGCTATTAATAACCAGCCGCTAATCCCTCTCAAAACAATTAGTAATAGTTTAGCATTCTCTCCACAATCATATCGGTAAAAGTAATTTCACAATAATAGTTTAGCATCCCTTCCACAATCATATCGGTAAAAGTAATTTCACAAATGTGCTGAATATCCAAAAATTTAGCCAAGTATGAAAAACATGCTCAAAAGGAACATTCAACTTCATAAATGTGTAATAAAATGATTCCCGTACTCTTATAGTTGGAAAATTCGTCCTTGAATTTGCAGAGGATACATAGTTTATATAATTCCTAACTATATCTATATAATTAAAACTCTAAAATTATTATATCCTTTCCCTATTGATGCCGAATTAGAAATTTCACTAAAATTACAGTCCTCATATCCCGCCCCTGTATGAGGTAGTTCCTACTGCCGGACGCCTCAAAACATTATACGTTCCAGGAGGACCTGAAAAATGTATGGAATAGCACTTGATCTGGGTACTAGCGGTTTTAGAACCCAGCTTATTGATCTTGAAACGAAGGAAACCTTAAAGACGGTTATAACCATGGGTCATCCCCTCCCCGGGGGAAATGTTATGGATCACCTGGACTTTGCAATCACAACAGGTGAAGATGTGGCTCATGAGGTAATTATCGAGACAATCAGGAGAATGTTCCTGCAGTTCGATATTGACCTTTCAAGGGTGGAACGGCTTGCAGTCTGCGGAAACCCTATCCAGCTTTCCCTTTTCCAGAATACTGAAATAAGGGACCTTGCCTATGCAGGAGAAAACAAGCAGAAGATGCTCGGAGTCCGGAATGTGAAAAGAGATGCCCGTGTGTTTCCTGCATCTGAAATTTTCGGAGAAAAATACCTGTCTAACTGTGAAATCATCGTACCCCCTGCAATAAAGCACGAGATTGGAGCTGACGCCCTGGCTATGATGCTTGAAACCGATTTTCTTATCCAGCCCGAACCTTCGCTTGTCACGGATTACGGAACAAATGCCGAAATGGCTCTGAAAATCGGGGATCGAATTATCACTGCAAGCGCAGCAGCAGGACCTGCGATTGAAGGACAGGGTATAAGTTCAGGCATGCTCGCAAGTCCTGGCGCGATCTGTGATGTAAAACCTGAAGGACAGTACTGGAGAATTATAGTTCTTGACAGGGAAATGGAGAAACAGGACGCTTATCTTATCGATCCGGTTAAAGGGGAGATAAAGGATTCCTACGGATTCGAAGCCGTCGGAATCACAGGCACAGGAGTTATCTCGGCTTTTGCCATGGCACTGAAAGGTGGGCTGATTGAAAAATTTCCTAAACTTCCAAATGGAAAACTGATCCTGGGTCCTGGGATTGAGATCACTGAAAAGGATGTCGAAGAGGCCGGAAAGGCTATCGGGGCAATCCGTGCAGCCCATATGACCCTAATCGTTGAATCCGGAATCAAGTACGAAGACCTGGAATACGCATATATGTCAGGAGCCTCCGGAGCCTATGTGGACGCTGAAGACGCCCGCAGGCTTGGAGCCGCACCGGGTTATGCAAAAAAAATTGTTCAGTTCGGAAATACCTCGCTTGCACTTGCTCGGGAACTTGTGCTGGAAAAATCCAGGTTGGATGACGTAATTGAGATTGCAAAGAAAATTACTGCCGACCACCTTATGATGGCGACAAGCGAGACTTTCAATAATTTCTACCTCTGCGAGCTTTCCTACTGGACTCAGGGCATGCCACTTGAGACGTATGACCAGATGCTTGAACTCTACGGCCTGCCTCCTCTTCCAAAAATTCTCGAACATGTAACCATCGAAAAGCGAGTCAGCAAAGACATAGAAGAGGTCGGGTCAGGTGGGCTTTCCATTCTCAAAGAAATTGGCATAATCCTTGAAGTCCCGGTTGAAAAGTGCGTCTACTGCAAAAAATGTGTAAAAGAATGCCCAGAAGCTGCTCTTGAAATTGTAGAAAGAGATGGGCAAAGAATCGCAAAATACGACAGCCAGAAATGTCTTGGTACAAGCTGCCGCCGCTGTGTCGGTGTCTGCCCCGAAGATGCTATCGATATAACGAAACTGAAAATCACAGCGAAATAACGAGATAACTTATGGTGGGCTAAATTCTCACCCACTTTCCCTTTTTACCTTTTTTCATCAGATGCAACCGTTGATCTGCAATCGTTAAGCCAGTTGACCACGCTGTTGCTAGGGTTTTCGGTCAAGCCTTTTTTGAAAAGGTTTGTGACGCCTATAGGGTCTGGTGATAAAGTTCTCAAACTCTAATGTTGAGTTGTTTTAGGTCAAACCTTTTTTGAAAGGGTTCGCAAAAAATTTATAAACAAAAACCCTATTTTTCTTAGATTTTCACCAACAAACATATATATTAAGTAATATTATTTTATACCATTAATTAAGACCACCATACAGGAAGCAAAACGCTTTGTTCAATCTATTTTGCCGAGGAGGGAACCTGATCATGTAGATCGAATGGACTCTAAATCCGTTTAGCCGGGTTAGATTCCCGGGGTTTCCGCCATATTTCTGAATCCCGGAATGGCAATACAATAACATTCTAGATACATTCAGAACATTCCGCCGAAATCTTTTATAAAAGCTGGAGACTTTTTCCAGACTATATAAATTGTTTCTGTTGTGTGGATCGTTTCTATTTTCCGGGTAGCTGTCAGCAAATTGCTGGCTCCGTGTTTATACTCTGTAAGCCGGGATTTTGAAATACTATTTTTTGGAAATCATCCGGGCTTTTAATTCACCAGGGGTGACACTATGGATAAAAAACCATTAGATGTTTTAATATCTGCGACCGGGCTCTGGATGTCCAGGACTGGCACGCTCCACAAAATCAAGCACCATGAGGTCTCAAGAAGTAAAATATACATTGAAATGGCGTGTGGAGACCATCTTGTTGTGAATAATTCCAGGAGTTGTAGAACAGCCAGAGCATTCAGACATCATAAGTACAGAAAAACCTGCAAACGATGTAGGGTTTCGGACGAGGATATCAATAATTTTCTCACAAGATCAACCGAAAGCAAAAACAGTGTGAAAGTTAGGGTAGTTTCTGCTCCAAAGGTCAAAAAAGCTATGCCGAAATCAGTTTCAAGGGCTCCGAAGCCTCTGGAAAATTCTGTTTCTGCAAAGGCATCAACGAACACATCCAGATCTGTACCTTCGCCTGCAAAATCAACTCCAAATTCGTCTGTTCCCGCATCGGCTCCTGCTCCTTCACTTACAAGAAGCCAGCTTGATAGGGTTGAGGCTCTCTTAAGTCCAGAGGATAAAATTTCTCTAAATATGGCAAAGCCTTTCAGGGAACTTGAGCCTGAACTTGTGACAAGAAGAAAAAACGATTTTCAGCGGCTCTATACCAATGATAGAGAAGACTACCTCGGTAAACTCGAACGTGATATTACGAAATTTTTCGTAGACCGGGGTTTTCTGGAGATAAAGTCTCCTATCCTTATTCCGGCGGAATACGTGGAGAGAATGGGTATTAATAATGATACTGAACTTTCAAAACAGATCTTCCGGGTGGATAAAAATCTCTGCTTGAGGCCAATGCTTGCCCCGACTCTTTACAACTATCTGCGAAAACTCGATAGGATTTTACCAGGCCCAATAAAAATTTTCGAAGTCGGACCTTGTTACCGGAAAGAGTCTGACGGCAAAGAGCACCTGGAAGAATTTACTATGGTGAACTTCTGTCAGATGGGTTCGGGATGTACTCGGGAAAATCTTGAAGCTCTCATCAAAGAGTTTCTGGACTATCTGGAAATCGACTTCGAAATCGTAGGAGATTCCTGTATGGTCTATGGGGATACTCTTGATATAATGCACGGGGACCTGGAGCTTTCTTCGGCAGTCGTCGGGCCAGTTTCTCTTGATAGAGAATGGGGTATTGACAAACCATGGATAGGTGCAGGTTTTGGTCTTGAACGCTTGCTCAAGGTTATGCACGGCTTTAAAAACATTAAGAGGGCATCAAGGTCCGAATCTTACTATAATGGGATTTCAACCAATCTGTAAGCCGGAAAGTTCGTCCAGAGTAACTAAATATCGCTAAAGACAGGTCGAAGGTATTAATACACTGCATTAAATGGCAAAAAAGAATTGCGATACTGGATGTCAAAAAGAATTGCAGTACTTTATGGCAAAGTGAATTGCAGCTCTGAAAGGCAAAAAGAATTGCGATACTTAATGGCAATATCAAATGGCAAAAGATAAAATAACAGTATTAATGGCAAAAAGTAAAATGGCAATATCAGTGGCAATATTGAATGACAATATTGAATGGCAAAAAGTAGAATGGCAAGATTGAATCAAAAACGGGATGGTAAAAACTCAATATGGCAAAATAAGCTAAATGGTGAGATTAAGTTGACAGTCGGCTCTGATAGGGTCGATAAACATCTGAAGAATCTATGAGAGGGTGAAATTTTGATCCAAAAAATGGCACTTGATGAATTTGACAGTTTGGGAGATAAAGTCATTGAAGGGTATCAATTAACTGATAACGACCTGAGGACTCTTCTTTCCCTTGAATCCGAAGAAGACCTGGAAAGGCTTTATTCTGCAGCCCGAAAAGTAAGAGATCATTATTTTGGCAACAGGGTATTTCTTAATTGTTTCATTTATTTCTCCACTTACTGTAAAAATCAATGCTCCTTTTGCTACTATAACTGTCGAAACGAGATCAACCGCTATCGACTGACCATGGAAGAAATAAAAGAAACCTGCAAAACCCTGAAAGGAGTAGGTTTTCATATGGTTGACCTGACCATGGGGGAAGACCCCTATTACTATGAAGACCCGAACCGTTTCGTTGAGCTTGTCCAGTTAGTAAAAGAGGAACTTGGTCTTCCCATTATGATTTCTCCAGGCTTGATGGATAACGCTACTCTTCTCAAAGCCAGGGAAAAAGGAGCAAACTTCTTGGCTCTTTACCAGGAAACGTATGACACTGAGCTCTACCGGAAACTTAGAGTTGGGCAGTCATTCGATGGACGTGTTAATGCACGTCGTTTTGCTAAAAAACAGGGGTACTGTGTAGAAGACGGAATCCTCACAGGCGTTGGAAACGATATCGAATCCACCATTCTGTCTTTAAGGGGAATGAGCACAAACGATCCTGATATGGTCAGAGTTATGACTTTCCTGCCCCAGGAAGGAACCCCTCTTGAAGGTTTCAGGGATAAGTCAAATCTATCGGAACTGAAAATCATATCGGTTCTTAGATTAATGTTTCCTAAACGCCTTATCCCCGCTTCCCTTGACTTGGAAGGCATTGATGGCATGGTTCTTCGCTTAAATGCAGGAGCAAATATTGTTACTTCCATCCTTCCTCCCGATTCCCAACTGGAAGGCGTTGCAAACTATGACCGTGGACTTAAAGAACGGGACAGGGATATAAAAAGCGTGATCCAAAGGCTTGAAATCATGGGTATGAAACCTGCCAGGCAGGCTGACTTTGAGGCAGTCCTGGGGTGCTAGCTTGAAAACGATCTGTCTTGTGGGCGGGAAACTCCAGGGCTTCGAAGCTGCGTATTTATCTAAAAAAGCCGGAATAAAAGTAGTTCTGGTGGATAAAAATCCGCAGGCTCTCATCCGTAACTACACGGATGAATTTTACTGTTTTGATATAATAAAGGAACCTGAAAAACTTCTTGAGCTCTCTAAAAGGGTTGATGCTGTACTTCCTGTAAACGAAAATCTGGCCTGCATCGAATTTCTGAATTCAATAAAAGAAAAATTCTCCTGCCCGGTACTTTTCGATTTTGAAGCTTACCGGATAAGCAGGGATAAGAAAAGCTCAAAAGATTATTTTAAGTCCATAGGAGTTCCAACTCCGCAGGACAGGCCTTCCCACCCTCCTTATTTTGTAAAGCCTCCTTGTGAAAGCAGCAGTGTGGGAGCCAGGATAATTTATGATGACAAAGAGCTTGAGGACCTCGAACTTGGCATGCTGGTTGAGGAATATGTGGAAGGCGAGGTCGTTTCTCTCGAAGTTGTCGGGGACGGAAGTCATTTTGCCGTGGTAAAAGAGACCCAGGTCCATATAGACGAAACTTATGACTGCCATATGGTAACTCCGCTTCCTGTTAATCCTTTATTCAGGCAGATATCCCATGATCTTGCAGCAAATCTTCCCTTGAAGGGAATTATGGATGTGGAAGCAATCTTCGGCCCAAAAGGGCTCAGGGTAATTGAAATCGATGCCCGCTTTCCAAGTCAGACACCTACAGTAGTTTACTATTCTTCTGGGATCAACCTGATAGAATTTCTTTTCCATGCCTTTACTGATGGTATTGAGGAAATCAAGTCTCTTCCCGAGAACAAATACTGCATTTATGAGCACCTAATGCTTGGAGAAAATGGTGTTCTTGTTCCTGTGGGAGAACAGGTACTTTCCATGGGTAGCGACTATGGAACATTCTATGAAGAACCCGGCATTGAGATCTTTCTTTGCAAAGGAGAAAACCCGGTATTTACCATGATTTTCTGGGGGAAGGACAGGGAAGAAACCGGAGCAAAAAAATGCAAAGGATTTTCGGTTCTGAAGGAGCGTTTCGGAGCGACGGTATGAATGAACAAATTTGAGAACAGGAACGGAAACTAAAAAAATTAAAAATTTCAATTTAAAAAATAGGAAATTAATAACCTTATTTTAATAATCTAAGACTTAAACTGCACTAAAACTGGAAATGGCGATAAAAATGGCACTTTTAACCCCCAATGATTTGATAAATATTAATAAGCAGCTTCAGGAAGCTGACTCTGTCGTGAAAAGAGTAACAGGGCTTGATATAAAAGGCGTCTGTCAATCTCTTTATGGTACTTCCCCTAGCTCCAAAAAAGTAGGCATCGTGCCTGTAACTTCAGGAAACGGGATAATAGGAAACTTCTCGGCTTCCTTACATGTAATTACGCAGTATTTCGGATTTGACGGTTTTGTTACGGATATGCCGGATGTTAGCGGCTATTATGAAGCTGTGCAGAACGGAGCCGAGATCATCCTTATGGCAGACGATCACACTTTCCTTGCTCATAACATCAAAAATGGAAAAATGGCCAATAATCAACCCTGCACAGGTATAATTTATGCTGAGATCGCTTCCAGATACCTGAAAGCCGACTCAAAGGACGTACTTGTTATGGGGCTCGGAAAGGTAGGTTTTCCCGGAGCAGCCCAACTTGTGCAGAAAGGCTTCAGGGTTTACGGGTATGATCCTGATGCAAGACTCCTTAAGAGAGCCGTTTCAAACCTCGGGATTATTCCTTTCGACCCTGCGAATCCAAAAAAGTTTTCCATTATCTTCGAGGCGACCCCATGCGCAAACACGATTCCTGAAGCTGTACTTTCGGAGAATTGCGTGCTTTCC harbors:
- a CDS encoding methyltransferase cognate corrinoid protein; this translates as MANQEIFDKLRDAIVNQNVAGTPELCKEALAAGVPALDIITKGLSVGMKIVGDKFEAAEIFLPQIMMSGKAMSNAMEVLTPELEKNKKEGEEAGLAITFVAEGDIHDIGHRLVTTMLGANGFQIVDLGVDVLNENVVEEAAKHKGEKVLLVGSALMTTSMLGQKDLMDRLNEEKLRDSVKCMFGGAPVSDKWIEEIGADATAENAAEAAKVALEVMK
- a CDS encoding methylamine methyltransferase corrinoid protein reductive activase yields the protein MYGIALDLGTSGFRTQLIDLETKETLKTVITMGHPLPGGNVMDHLDFAITTGEDVAHEVIIETIRRMFLQFDIDLSRVERLAVCGNPIQLSLFQNTEIRDLAYAGENKQKMLGVRNVKRDARVFPASEIFGEKYLSNCEIIVPPAIKHEIGADALAMMLETDFLIQPEPSLVTDYGTNAEMALKIGDRIITASAAAGPAIEGQGISSGMLASPGAICDVKPEGQYWRIIVLDREMEKQDAYLIDPVKGEIKDSYGFEAVGITGTGVISAFAMALKGGLIEKFPKLPNGKLILGPGIEITEKDVEEAGKAIGAIRAAHMTLIVESGIKYEDLEYAYMSGASGAYVDAEDARRLGAAPGYAKKIVQFGNTSLALARELVLEKSRLDDVIEIAKKITADHLMMATSETFNNFYLCELSYWTQGMPLETYDQMLELYGLPPLPKILEHVTIEKRVSKDIEEVGSGGLSILKEIGIILEVPVEKCVYCKKCVKECPEAALEIVERDGQRIAKYDSQKCLGTSCRRCVGVCPEDAIDITKLKITAK
- the mtbA gene encoding methylcobamide:CoM methyltransferase MtbA, giving the protein MAEYTPKERLYRALRKQQVDRMPAVCFTQTATVEQMEACGAYWPEAHSDAEKMATLAEAAHTVVGFEAVRVPFDITAEAEFFGCGIKAGDLKQQPSVIKPSVKNLEDLEKLKNYNLKEGRIAVVLEAVKILSEKYGKELPIIGSMIGPFSLAQHINGDAWFGNLFTGEEVVPALLDFCSDFNVAYAKAMVENGADTIAIIDPTASYELIGGEFYEKYALPYQKKIVDAMKELDVATVLHICGNTTNGLGIMDKTGVNGISVDQKVDIKTATGSVKNAIIVGNLDPVAVLWNGTPEEIAEASKKALDAGVGLLTVGCGTVSMTPTVNLQKMIECAKSHTY
- the pylB gene encoding methylornithine synthase PylB, coding for MIQKMALDEFDSLGDKVIEGYQLTDNDLRTLLSLESEEDLERLYSAARKVRDHYFGNRVFLNCFIYFSTYCKNQCSFCYYNCRNEINRYRLTMEEIKETCKTLKGVGFHMVDLTMGEDPYYYEDPNRFVELVQLVKEELGLPIMISPGLMDNATLLKAREKGANFLALYQETYDTELYRKLRVGQSFDGRVNARRFAKKQGYCVEDGILTGVGNDIESTILSLRGMSTNDPDMVRVMTFLPQEGTPLEGFRDKSNLSELKIISVLRLMFPKRLIPASLDLEGIDGMVLRLNAGANIVTSILPPDSQLEGVANYDRGLKERDRDIKSVIQRLEIMGMKPARQADFEAVLGC
- the pylC gene encoding 3-methylornithine--L-lysine ligase PylC — encoded protein: MKTICLVGGKLQGFEAAYLSKKAGIKVVLVDKNPQALIRNYTDEFYCFDIIKEPEKLLELSKRVDAVLPVNENLACIEFLNSIKEKFSCPVLFDFEAYRISRDKKSSKDYFKSIGVPTPQDRPSHPPYFVKPPCESSSVGARIIYDDKELEDLELGMLVEEYVEGEVVSLEVVGDGSHFAVVKETQVHIDETYDCHMVTPLPVNPLFRQISHDLAANLPLKGIMDVEAIFGPKGLRVIEIDARFPSQTPTVVYYSSGINLIEFLFHAFTDGIEEIKSLPENKYCIYEHLMLGENGVLVPVGEQVLSMGSDYGTFYEEPGIEIFLCKGENPVFTMIFWGKDREETGAKKCKGFSVLKERFGATV
- a CDS encoding acyltransferase family protein, with the translated sequence MKEKILTFDFLRAIAILAILLTHSTAYLGYKYIKYTILIFTPFFAKIGLSLFVFISGYLIHYNNSKISSIKDVLLFYKKRFLRIFPLYWVALAVFTFVFYDYSGILSSQFIISNANTLFSFRNLLIHILGMQMLLAPTYSTPLFTLHFVGTIIIFYLIYPFLMLYSKNTSRFLLISFLVFMVLALISGIFKIIHENFFSYYPIFIAGIVLSRVNVSDRWVYNPYFAIIPTLFLLSVLLQDRLFLLLDPRFSIITTSSEAISSSLAITVIKGFAASIGLSYEVVRFAVMSISSNVSMILFCVAQLWIANICINDKFSPMISSIITYVSTASYTVYLFHRPVLALWVSLADRIHMLPFLQDCITIILIVPALFIVSYYIQTKESFLRKRFFD
- the pylS gene encoding pyrrolysine--tRNA(Pyl) ligase → MDKKPLDVLISATGLWMSRTGTLHKIKHHEVSRSKIYIEMACGDHLVVNNSRSCRTARAFRHHKYRKTCKRCRVSDEDINNFLTRSTESKNSVKVRVVSAPKVKKAMPKSVSRAPKPLENSVSAKASTNTSRSVPSPAKSTPNSSVPASAPAPSLTRSQLDRVEALLSPEDKISLNMAKPFRELEPELVTRRKNDFQRLYTNDREDYLGKLERDITKFFVDRGFLEIKSPILIPAEYVERMGINNDTELSKQIFRVDKNLCLRPMLAPTLYNYLRKLDRILPGPIKIFEVGPCYRKESDGKEHLEEFTMVNFCQMGSGCTRENLEALIKEFLDYLEIDFEIVGDSCMVYGDTLDIMHGDLELSSAVVGPVSLDREWGIDKPWIGAGFGLERLLKVMHGFKNIKRASRSESYYNGISTNL